Within Anopheles nili chromosome 3, idAnoNiliSN_F5_01, whole genome shotgun sequence, the genomic segment ACAGAATTCCATCGGTGACTCGTTACCCCTACAATGTGTTAAGCATGGGCAGGTTATGGAGGTATGGCTTTTTAAGCGTTTCATAAACGCCATGGCCACGTTATAACTTAATGTATGCTTTACTTTCAGGTAAGTCATCCGGAAGAATTAGAAGCATTTTCCATATCAGATAGACAATGTATCTGTGTGGCTCCTTAAACCTAACTTCGTCATGGTACAACTGGATGACTGGATTTTCTTTCCGATGTGTATGCACAtgagaaaatttcatttcaaatagAGTATCCATATTCCTtatttgattgattgtatTCGTGTACAAAAATCTTacgttgttgctttttcggACCGCGCCATTGTAgaggaaataatttgtagAGGATTGTATATGAAAAGCAAGCGTTTTCATCTTCGTTTCATAATATTTTGCACAAAAATCTAGTATAGACAACGAGATGTAATCCATGCTGCTGTTTTTGGATCCAAACAAGTTTGCATATATTTCCGGAATACGGCTTACCCTGaaagatttaaattcattAACTTTTccagaacattttcattcgcatttGTCGCATTTTCGCATTCGTCAACTTCTTCGTCGCTTTCATCCTCCGTGGAGTCGTAATCATCCGAATCGGTGACATCCGAATCCTCTTGCGCCATAATTTCGTTGAGTAATTTTTGTATAACTACCTCTTCGTTGAAACCAAGACGCTGTTGATGAACTTTGGGAAGCACCTAGTGTTGCAATAATGGTGGTTCATATTATTACACAATAAGTTCATATATTTAGCTTCAGAACAATCCTTTTGCTTATATtgtaaaatgataaatgtttTACCTTTTCTATTTCATCTATATACTCCATTAAAAGTTCATTGTGTAGACCCAGAGCTACGTAGCGAATATAATCTTTGATAAAATAATGGTTTAGTATGTCACAATCGGTAGTTTTGAATGCATCGTATGCATGCATCAGCTGTTGCTGTATCCATTCTTGATTATTTTCTAAGGATAGTCGTTTAATCATCGTTTCTACACACGCCTTCGATATTTCTTTATGCCTATAGTAAGGATAAACGCAGGATCTACGGTAAAACGATCGAAGCATTTGCTCTACGTTTTCAAATTCTACAAAGAACGACAGTGTGCCGGATATACGATGAATGTTAATGTATGAGTTTGCTTCATTAAGTTCATTGCTGTTCGTCAAACGATCATATCCTACAGCCAGAAGAATATCCAACAATCCAAGCAGCAATACGCTATGGTCTTCAATAGATGTGTAGGTACTGCTCTGACGCTTCTTTTCCTCCATAATCACGCGAATTCGATAGCTCTGTTCATCAGAAAGTTTACAACCAACAGGTGAACTTTCTAAATTTATACCTAGTTTGTCGATATCATACTGTATATAATCCATTCCATAATGCTCACACAAAAAATCTTGATCTTCggcattttccttcattttacATCGGTCCACAAATGAATGTAAATCTGGATGATTCAGAACTTTTACGTCCTCGCTTGTATCCTGAAAATTCACCATTACATCAGGAAATCAATCGACGTAtcttaaaaaaacaaagaacaagCTTACCAAAGAAAGCGGACCACTATAGAGTTGATGGAAACCATACGGAAAGGTCGAGCTATTTTGGCAATCCTTTTCAGATTCAACCGCATAATTTAATGCTGCTCTAAATGTGATAATGCTTTTGTCATAATCTATTTTGTGCGGAAATATTTTTCCTGGTTTAGCATTATGCTGCAGTGGTATCCTATAACAATATTATAAGGAATTTGATTTTGGCAATAATTGTATCATTTTTGTCTCATACCTTGCATGGTATGGTGCAGTTATAAAGGTACACTCGGTAGGAAAAACGTTCAACACCAGCTCACTTTCATGCTCCAAATCCAATTCCGGCACTTCAAGCTCCACAACAATACAATTTGGTTCGCTAAATACACTAAATTTTAActtattttccattatttaaatttactaGTGAAACACGCGGGATAGGGTTTTGAACGTGttgattatttgtttgtttatttacttgTGCTGAATGTTGGGTATTTTTAAATCATCTGCGTTCTACAATCGCGTGGAAGACAAATACTAAAACAAGCGATTTTctcataaaacattattattacaataaaaaaactttattttttttatttctactaGATCACTTCTCCGAAATGTACATTTGTTCGTAATACAACTATCAATATTATTTAAGCGAGTGTTGTTTTATATTTACAGTTTTTTAGATAGGAATtgataaattcaattatgGCCATTAACTTAGTTATAAACAATCTGCGTTATCTAATGCAAGGCTCATTAATTCTTCCTATCTAAATCATTTCAAACTGATAATAGCATCGCAAAAGGTTGGTACAATTCATTTCGCATCGTCTTTTTTATAAGTTGGAACCGGCAGCTGCGAACTGACTAAAATATCATTCATTTCATACCAAATTCGCTGAAACTCTACGCTAAACGGATTAACCATTTCTGGAAACGATGTTAATATCATGTTGTCCCAGTGCAAGCTTAGAGCTGCCATCGTCCAATTGCTGGATCCCGTAATCAAAATGCCACCTTTTGGTAACGGATTGGATCCTGATCTTTGCCGGGTTgataattttcttttgctagaATCGCAACGAGTGCACGAGCTTCCAAATAAACGGTATAATCCAGGTTTATCGCTTATAACAGCCTTGTCAAAAGTGGAGAATTGCATATTTGCAGGTTCTCCGTATTGAGCACAATGGAATGCCATCAAACAGTTTGCACACCACCAGTCAGTGTCTAGCAGACAAAACTTGTGGTGCATGAGGTTTTCACTATTGAGCTTATACCGAACAATAATGTCtacaaagaaaatgaagcaaacataTAGCAACAATTTTTAGCTGTGGAAAAATATCTGGACATCTTTACCTGCGTCAATCAAATTGCGAAGTTGCGATCCTTCGTTGTATACCATCGATTCACAGGAGACTACTCTAACTGTTACCGATCGCTCATTCTTTGCTCGTATAACTGCTTCGCAAACCTCTTTGATCGTAAATATATACATGGACAGATATATTGATTTCTCAGCTCGGTCAATATAGCTAACGAGCCGGTTGGTATGCTCGAATTTCAACGCCAGTGAACTCGGAGAAGGGTTTGCAATTTTTCGTCTGTTCATAAAATGCACTTCACAAAAGCGCATCTGGCTTTTTTTCCGATGAACCACATCTCGAAGTAATAGCCACAACTCGTAAATTACATCCGTTGAGACTATTACTCCAAATGTAGCTAATAGCTTTCCACGCCAGCCCAAACTTTTGAAAAAAGCTAATGATGGTTGTAAAAGCCCGTTCATTTTACTCACTGAAACTAAACACGCGCTTTTCTTGAAATCATAAGCCGAATGACAATGTTAGTAGTGACGAGAAGAAGCAGGGTGTAACATATACCGAATGTTTGTAATATCGTAATTTTCGTTAATACTACTTTTTCTCAAGAGCACAAATCGTTATTTTAGGCAACAATTTAGGCTTTTACTTTTTAAAGTTCAGAACCAAAACGTTTTAAGAAAaactaaattgaatttatttgaaaatgttgGATATTTTACTAATGACATTGCTgacagattttttttactacggCTGACAATGAGAAAAGCTGtcatgtaaaaaaacaatgaaaacaataatttatGGTGAGTTTTCTGATTTAATAATCCGGCCAGGGCTCCTTTACAAAGTaaattttaaagctttttGCTTAAACAACGAGTCTGTATTAGCTGCCTACTTGTAAGCGATATTTAGTGTGGATGGTTTGTAAAAGGGTTGCACAGGAAACGAAATCGACCAAATCAATCAAGTTTCTACGGCGTGCTCGTTTTGAGAGTTAGAGACAAACATCGAGCGATAAGCAAACCCAGTGCTTGTCTCAGGAGTTCGTGTTGAAATACCTCTTCCTTTATCAGTAAGTTTAGTGTTTGACATCAGCCAAGATTAACCTCTCGGTGGAAATTAACATGAGCGAGGGATGCAAGGAAAGCGCGGAAT encodes:
- the LOC128724913 gene encoding uncharacterized protein LOC128724913, with protein sequence MNGLLQPSLAFFKSLGWRGKLLATFGVIVSTDVIYELWLLLRDVVHRKKSQMRFCEVHFMNRRKIANPSPSSLALKFEHTNRLVSYIDRAEKSIYLSMYIFTIKEVCEAVIRAKNERSVTVRVVSCESMVYNEGSQLRNLIDADIIVRYKLNSENLMHHKFCLLDTDWWCANCLMAFHCAQYGEPANMQFSTFDKAVISDKPGLYRLFGSSCTRCDSSKRKLSTRQRSGSNPLPKGGILITGSSNWTMAALSLHWDNMILTSFPEMVNPFSVEFQRIWYEMNDILVSSQLPVPTYKKDDAK
- the LOC128724912 gene encoding protein SHQ1 homolog gives rise to the protein MENKLKFSVFSEPNCIVVELEVPELDLEHESELVLNVFPTECTFITAPYHARIPLQHNAKPGKIFPHKIDYDKSIITFRAALNYAVESEKDCQNSSTFPYGFHQLYSGPLSLDTSEDVKVLNHPDLHSFVDRCKMKENAEDQDFLCEHYGMDYIQYDIDKLGINLESSPVGCKLSDEQSYRIRVIMEEKKRQSSTYTSIEDHSVLLLGLLDILLAVGYDRLTNSNELNEANSYINIHRISGTLSFFVEFENVEQMLRSFYRRSCVYPYYRHKEISKACVETMIKRLSLENNQEWIQQQLMHAYDAFKTTDCDILNHYFIKDYIRYVALGLHNELLMEYIDEIEKVLPKVHQQRLGFNEEVVIQKLLNEIMAQEDSDVTDSDDYDSTEDESDEEVDECENATNANENVLEKLMNLNLSG